One window of the Perca flavescens isolate YP-PL-M2 chromosome 16, PFLA_1.0, whole genome shotgun sequence genome contains the following:
- the LOC114571228 gene encoding uncharacterized protein LOC114571228, protein MASSGPPAGEDLLTTRTISQFAGGPFWPLNSERPAAESPPDDPILPDYQDDDEESGVVGAGDVDGLQEVEPQVGNAEGEQQFPPLHNGVEGQEQHSAVPFPVYYPVYYPVYYPVHYPVPYAVPYAVPHAYPYPPYAYPSSPYAYPHAHYAYPHTHYAYPRAPPADPHTFAPADRPADPPADHFYDGIDAAVDNLLASYRYEQSEEDEDEDSELDVVGPDVPELDAEHIKPIFLEDSSDEAVVPGSPTMSHLGCSRRRRDESDDEEATAAKRRRWADDSDWD, encoded by the exons ATGGCTTCTAGCGGACCACCTGCGGGGGAGGACCTGCTGACCACACGGACCATCAGTCAGTTTGCAG GTGGTCCCTTCTGGCCTCTGAACTCTGAACGCCCTGCTGCTGAGAGCCCCCCCGATGACCCAATCCTGCCTGATTACCAGGACGACGACGAAGAGAGTGGCGTTGTTGGGGCGGGTGATGTGGACGGGCTTCAGGAGGTTGAGCCTCAGGTAGGTAATGCGGAAGGTGAGCAGCAGTTCCCACCACTGCACAATGGGGTGGAGGGGCAAGAACAACATTCCGCTGTTCCTTTTCCTGTTTACTACCCTGTTTACTACCCTGTTTACTACCCTGTTCACTACCCTGTTCCCTACGCTGTTCCCTATGCTGTTCCTCATGCTTATCCTTATCCCCCTTATGCTTATCCCAGTTCTCCTTACGCTTATCCCCATGCTCATTATGCTTATCCCCATACTCATTACGCTTATCCTCGTGCTCCTCCTGCTGACCCTCATACTTTCGCTCCTGCTGATCGTCCTGCTGATCCTCCTGCTGACCATTTTTATGATGGTATCGATGCTGCTGTTGATAATTTACTGGCCAGCTACAGGTATGAGCAATCTGAAGAGGACGAGGACGAAGACTCTGAGCTAGATGTCGTTGGACCTGACGTCCCTGAACTGGATGCTGAGCACATCAAGCCAATCTTCCTAGAAGATTCTTCTGATGAGGCAGTAGTTCCTGGATCCCCCACAATGTCTCACCTCGGCTGCTCCAGGAGACGCAGGGACGAGAGCGACGACGAGGAGGCGACTGCTGCAAAGAGGCGGAGGTGGGCTGATGACAGCGACTGGGATTAA